A part of Asterias rubens chromosome 14, eAstRub1.3, whole genome shotgun sequence genomic DNA contains:
- the LOC117299137 gene encoding microfibril-associated glycoprotein 4-like, producing the protein MFYLAENRALLNNTFQRKAVSSPIICGRDCSMDSQCMSFNYHVITQVCVLNNASRVNSQNDFVELQGSLYYDDNVNNTSFSAPSRESYSSCMEMYQAGYRENGTYTIFPISLNSGLQVYCDMETDGGGWIVFQRRQDGSVDFYRNWTEYQTGFGDLQHEFWLGNDILRDLTGSGQWELRVDMEDWQSSIAWALYGEFAVTGDTYTLHAGSYDNRSTAGDSMTYHNGRSFTTKDQDNDINKANCAEVREGAWWFRTCFEAHLNAKYYLDGFVPRYYGIQWKSWKGDRYSLKKCNMKLRHVQ; encoded by the coding sequence ATGTTCTACTTGGCTGAAAATAGAGCCTTACTGAACAACACGTTTCAGAGGAAGGCAGTATCTTCTCCTATCATATGCGGTCGAGACTGCTCCATGGATTCACAGTGCATGTCGTTCAACTACCACGTCATTACACAGGTGTGTGTTTTGAATAATGCCAGCAGAGTTAACAGCCAAAATGACTTTGTTGAGTTGCAAGGAAGTTTGTACTATGATGACAATGTGAACAACACTTCGTTTTCAGCACCCAGCCGTGAAAGTTATAGCAGTTGTATGGAGATGTATCAAGCTGGGTACCGTGAGAATGGCACATACACAATCTTTCCTATAAGTCTGAATTCTGGGTTACAGgtctactgtgatatggagacagatGGAGGAGGCTGGATCGTGTTCCAGCGAAGACAAGATGGCTCTGTTGACTTTTACCGTAACTGGACTGAATACCAAACTGGGTTTGGTGATCTACAACATGAGTTCTGGTTGGGTAATGATATCCTGCGTGACCTTACTGGGTCAGGTCAATGGGAGCTCAGAGTAGATATGGAAGATTGGCAGTCCAGCATTGCTTGGGCTTTATACGGTGAGTTTGCTGTTACAGGTGACACGTACACTCTCCATGCTGGTTCTTACGATAATCGGAGTACAGCTGGTGATTCAATGACATATCATAATGGACGATCCTTCACAACAAAGGACCAGGACAACGATATTAATAAGGCCAATTGTGCAGAGGTAAGGGAAGGTGCCTGGTGGTTTAGAACCTGCTTCGAGGCTCATCTCAATGCTAAATACTACCTTGATGGTTTTGTCCCGAGATATTATGGAATACAATGGAAAAGCTGGAAGGGAGATAGATACTCCCTCAAGAAATGCAACATGAAACTACGGCATGTACAGTGA
- the LOC117299138 gene encoding ficolin-3-like, translating into MNPNCGSFNYHITKRICVLNNASRAHSPDDFVKMQGSVYYDDNVNSSTFATPCYKSYSSCLMLYQAGYRDNSIYTIYPTSLSDGLQVYCDMETDGGGWMVFQRRQDGSVDFYRTWVEYQSGFGDLRNEFWLGNDILRDLTGSGQWELRVDMEDWQSNTAWASYGEFAVTGDKYTLHVGSYDNRSTAGDSMTNHNGRPFTTKDLDNDAKDNTNCAEIRKGAWWFTHCFRAHLNGH; encoded by the coding sequence ATGAACCCAAACTGTGGTTCATTCAACTATCACATCACAAAGCGTATTTGTGTGTTGAATAATGCCAGCAGAGCTCACAGCCCTGATGACTTTGTCAAGATGCAAGGAAGTGTATACTATGATGATAATGTAAACAGCTCTACGTTTGCAACGCCCTGCTATAAAAGTTACAGCAGTTGTCTGATGCTGTATCAGGCTGGTTATCGTGACAACAGCATATACACAATCTACCCGACAAGTCTGTCTGATGGGTTACAGGTTTACTGCGACATGGAGACAGATGGAGGTGGCTGGATGGTGTTCCAGAGGAGACAAGATGGCTCTGTCGACTTCTATCGTACATGGGTTGAATACCAATCTGGGTTTGGTGATCTGCGTAATGAGTTCTGGTTGGGGAATGACATCCTGCGTGACCTTACTGGGTCAGGTCAATGGGAGCTCAGAGTAGATATGGAAGATTGGCAGTCCAACACAGCTTGGGCTTCTTATGGTGAGTTTGCTGTTACAGGTGACAAATACACCCTCCATGTTGGTTCATACGATAATCGGAGTACAGCTGGTGATTCAATGACAAATCACAACGGACGACCCTTCACTACAAAGGACCTGGACAACGATGCCAAGGACAATACAAATTGTGCAGAGATAAGGAAAGGTGCCTGGTGGTTTACACATTGTTTCAGGGCTCATCTCAATGGTCATTAA
- the LOC117299139 gene encoding angiopoietin-2-like, producing the protein MEIVIVTVLMILTVQTCHSANQQRFMKTLYLAETRALLNKVIQWKTVSSPVICGRDCSMNPNCGSFIYHIKKRFCVLNNASRAQSADDFVELQGSLYYDDNMNNPSFSAPIIESYSSCLIMFQAGYRDTGILYTIYPKSLTHGLQVYCDMDTDGGGWIVFQRQQIGSVNFYRNWADYQSGFGDLQKELWLGNDILRDLTGSGQWELRVDMEYWQSRIAWALW; encoded by the coding sequence ATGGAGATCGTCATCGTAACCGTGTTAATGATTTTGACGGTACAAACCTGCCATAGTGCAAACCAACAACGTTTCATGAAAACGTTATACTTGGCTGAAACTCGAGCTTTACTGAATAAAGTCATTCAGTGGAAGACGGTATCATCTCCAGtgatatgtgggagagactgcTCCATGAACCCAAACTGTGGCTCATTCATCTATCACATCAAGAAACGTTTTTGTGTATTGAATAATGCCAGCAGAGCTCAAAGCGCAGACGACTTCGTTGAGTTGCAAGGAAGTTTGTACTATGATGACAATATGAACAACCCTTCGTTTTCAGCACCCATCATTGAAAGTTACAGCAGTTGTTTGATAATGTTTCAAGCTGGTTACCGTGACACTGGAATATTATACACAATATACCCAAAAAGTCTAACTCATGGTTTACAAGTTTACTGTGATATGGATACAGATGGAGGAGGCTGGATCGTGTTCCAGAGGCAACAAATCGGCTCTGTTAACTTTTACCGTAACTGGGCTGATTACCAATCGGGGTTCGGTGATCTGCAAAAAGAGTTGTGGTTAGGGAATGATATCCTGCGTGACCTCACTGGGTCAGGTCAATGGGAGCTCAGAGTAGATATGGAATATTGGCAGTCCAGGATCGCTTGGGCTTTATGGTGA
- the LOC117299140 gene encoding uncharacterized protein LOC117299140: MENRELSRVRKKKKRRRLAIHHVRNVDISNCSNCFIQGLNFVTNKKEGIIRIRVDKLSVLNSPGSVIQFGQFCNNMVMFGGADSVTENNGCTDVDNLPMPSHTVKSLLMSSWSREQVRCWIMNINLPSYVANQFYEEHVNGFILQKYKKKYLKKDFLLYKSNWRLILYLRKSWLKMEKDVRETIASSGSRNVSLPSSVTYDIVKAKENIQDIVLHLNSKLRSFQDSFTEFNISDLSYLHRGDLRVTSESLEFFFFEILNTGKNNLIVGFMNVTQGTLCDNFIEQLSEILGKIKDTGLTSFILGEFNLHKSSRKLLLYEKNIIGALTDNLFFRLRTESAFIRNSILFDEVITNDTGVFSSDDGI; the protein is encoded by the exons ATGGAGAATAGGGAGCTGAGCAGAG ttcgaaagaagaagaaaaggagAAGACTCGCTATACATCATGTTCGGAACGTTGATATATCGAATTGCTCAAACTGTTTCATTCAAGGTCTAAATTTCG TGACAAATAAAAAGGAAGGAATAATAAGGATCCGTGTTGATAAATTAAGTGTTTTGAATTCTCCGGGAAGCGTCATTCAATTTGGTCAGTTTTGCAACAATATGGTTATGTTTGGTG GTGCTGATTCAGTTACTGAGAATAATGGGTGTACAG ATGTTGATAACCTTCCGATGCCGAGTCATACAG TCAAGTCGTTACTAATGTCAAGCTGGAGTAGAGAACAAGTTCGATGCTGGATCATGAATATCAATCTACCAAGTTATGTTGCAAATCAGTTTTATGAAGAACATGTCAacggttttattttacagaagTACAAGAAAAAGTATTTGAAAAAGGATTTCCTGTTGTACAAGTCAAATTGGCGTCTTATTTTATATCTGAGAAAAAGTTGGTTGAAAATGGAAAAAGATGTTCGAGAAACTATTGCTTCGTCTGGTTCGAGAAATGTATCATTGCCTTCATCTGTTACGTATGACATTGTTAAAGCTAAAGAAAATATTCAAGACATAGTATTGCATTTAAATTCAAAGTTGAGGTCATTTCAAGATTCATTTACGGAATTTAATATTTCAGACTTAAGCTATTTGCATCGCGGTGATTTACGTGTTACGTCAGAGAgcttggaattttttttttttgaaatattgaacACAGGAAAAAACAACTTAATAGTCGGCTTTATGAATGTAACACAAGGCACTTTATGTGACAATTTTATTGAACAGTTGAGTGAAATATTAGGAAAAATTAAAGATACTGGTCTAACGAGTTTCATACTTGGAGAATTCAATTTGCATAAGAGCTCGAGAAAGTTGCTtctttatgaaaaaaatatcataggTGCTCTGACAGATAATTTATTCTTCCGACTCAGAACTGAAAGCGCGTTTATAAGAAATTCAATTCTATTTGATGAAGTTATAACAAATGACACGGGTGTGTTTAGTTCTGATGACGGAATATAA